In the genome of Bacteroides mediterraneensis, the window ATCTACTATGGGAAGATATAACAATCAGGTCTCATTTCTGTATAACGATATTTCAAGGTTGAATGACAGAAATAAAGTCACAAATCTCTCTCTTATCCAGAGACTTAATTTAACATATCGTAATGACTGGTTTGAATTTGGACTTAACGGCTCGCTTGAGTATTCGTGGGAGAAAAGTATGTTGCAGCCAGAAAAGAACCAGCAACCATACGTATATTCTTATGGAGCAAATACCACCGTGTATATGCCATGGAGTCTGTCGTTGAGCACTAATATTATCAATCAGAGCCGGAGAGGTTATGCCGATTCAAGTTTCAATCGTGATGAACTTGTATGGAATGCCCAACTTGCAAAAACTTTTCTTAAAGGGGCTGCGACTGTGAGTGTAGAGATGTATGATATATTGAAGAACAAGAGTAATATTGTGCGCTCTCTTACAGATGCTGTGCGGTCAGTTTATCAATATAACAGCATTAATAGCTATTTTATGGTGCATTTTATATACAGATTGAATATCTTTGGGAATAAGAAAGCAAGAAGTATGATGAATGATGATTTCAGAGGCTTCCCGGGTGAAGGACCAGGTATGGGTGGAGATAGGCCTCCACGTAGGGAAGGTGGTTTTTGAGGCGGACACCGCATGTAGTATATGAATTAAATAAGCAGGATATATTATGACAGGCAGTTTAAGGAGATATTTATCACGAATATCAATAGAAAATTATATATACATTATATTTTGGATATTTATTGTTGTCATTCCAATAACACTGATAGATGTTGAGGAAGACATAAAGTGGGAACGACTTCTCACCAACTGGATTCGTTTCATTCCTTTTTTTCTGCTGTTCTTGTGCAATAACTTCCTCTTACTGCCCAGATTCTTCTACCGGGGAAAGCGTAAATTATATTCTGTAGGACTGATATTGTCGTTTATCGCTACTATGTATATGTTTGGCTGGACAAAGACTATAAACAGGCAATTGATGGGCAATCGTATTCCAGTCCATAAGGAACTGTTTCAACGGCCGGCCGACGATGGTAAAAAAGGTCCGATATTCAGAAATATATGGAATGACTTGGTACATGAGAATCAGATTCTTTTTGTCGTTATGATTGTTGTTTTCAATATGTTGCTCAAGAGCTATTTTATCCAGCAGAAGAAACTTAAGGAACATGAAGAAAGTATGAAGGCTTCACTCCAGCTCGAACTGGATTTTCTCAAGCAGCAGATAAGCCCTCATTTCTTCATGAATACTCTGAACAATATTCATGTACTGGTTGATCACAACCCTGTAGTTGCTAAGGAGAGTATCATCTCACTTTCCAGACTCATGCGTCATCTTCTGTATGAAACAAAAAACAGGCTTGTGCCTTTGCGTTATGAGATGAGTTTCATCCAGAATTATATTGAACTGATGAGAATGAGATTTCCTGAAGAAATAATTATAGAATGTAATACTCCTCATGAAGATTACAACAAGATGGTTCCTCCTTTATTGTTCATCTCTCTTATAGAAAACGCCTTTAAGCATGGTATAAGTATCTGCGAACAGAGTTATATACGTATAAATTTCCAATTTCTGAACAGTGACAAGTTTCAGTGTAGGATTGTGAATTCAAATCATGCAAAATCAGTTGACGGGCATGAAGGTATAGGCCTCAGAAATACTATCAAAAGACTGGAACTTGAGTACCACGATAATTACACTCTTGATATAGACAAAACGGAAAAAGAATACATTGTACTTATAACTATCCCATTATGATAAGATGCATTGCTGTCGACGACGAACCACTCGCCGTTAAACAATTGGAGGATTATATTTCTAGAATTCCATTTCTGAAGTTGGAAGGCTCTTTTATAAATGCAGTGAAAGCTTGTATGTTCATACAGGAACATGAGGTGGATCTTTTGTTTACCGATATAAACATGCCTGATATGAATGGGCTGGATTTGGCCAGATCTTTAAACAAAGATATAAAAGTTATCTTTACCACAGCCTATAGTGAACATGCATACGAAGGTTTCCGTCTCGATGCTGCTGACTATATTTTGAAGCCTTTCGGTTTCAGTGACTTTCTGAACTCGGTAAATAAAGTGAAAGAAAGATATTTCAGCCACGAAGAACCGATAATGAATTTATCCCTGCCAGAGACTATCTGTTTATAAGGTCAGAATATAAGACTGTGCGTATAAACTTCAATGACATAAGATATGTGGAAAGTTGCAGGGACTATGTGAAAATATATGCCGGTCCGGATGAACCTGTTCAGGCCCAGCTGACCTTAAAGAAAATAGAAGAGGCCTTGCCAGCTAATCTGTTTATGCGTGTACACCGTTCTTTTATAGTCAATCTGTCGAAAATAAATGTCATTGAGAATAACAGGATAGTATTCGATTCCAAGACCTATATCCCCATAGGTGATTTGTATATGAATGATTTTCAGAAATATATAAATGCTGTATTGCTAAAGTCTTAGAATTACGTAAAAGAATTAAGAGGCAACAGTTATTCTTGATTTACTATTTTGTTAATTTGGGTTAAATGTCCTATTTGTAAGAATTATTAGAATGAAGTAAAGATGATAGTAGTATGTATATAATCGACGGAAAACATCCCGTAATCCGCCGTTATGCTCTATTTTATTTTCAAATATAGTAATTCCTTTTGGATAATCTTGCATTTAATAATTATTATTTTACTCTTTCCGGCCTTATATAGTTTTGATATTTATATCCGGATTATTTCTCCCGTTTTAGATTTTCCGACTTTGGAGGAAAATCCCACGATCGTGAGGGAGGGCAAGTTGGTTTTTGTATGGCAGAATACTTTCTGTCGGACAAAAACACAACTTGCTCTGTTCGTTTGAACAGAAAATCCACTTAAAGTGGATTGTGGCTCGATGCTTATTTATGGATATAAAATAGAATCATATTTGTTTGAAATTTAATGCAAGTATAAGTTCATTTGTAACAAACTTGTATGCATGATGGACGGGGCTGTTATAACATGGTAAATATTTGTTTCTAGGTAGATTGTTAAGGTTTTAAATGTAGAATATTATAAAGCTATATGGTATCGCATTACACTTTATACTGTAATTCATATTGTATGGTATCCTGAATTACTGATATAATATCTTATGTCCGTGCCATATAAAATGTAGTTTATAGTGATTTTGTTACGATTTATGGTCTTATAATTTTTTATGTGTTGATAATCAATATACAATCGACTGTGTTGTGATATTACCATAATGCAATACACTAATAACATAACGACACAATAACATCGTAACATAATATTATGCCAACATAATACCCTTATAATGCAATAACATCGTAACATAATATTATGCCAACATAATACCCTTATAATGCAATAACATCGTAACATAATATTATGCCAACATAAACCCTTATAATGCAATAACATCGTA includes:
- a CDS encoding sensor histidine kinase — encoded protein: MIVVFNMLLKSYFIQQKKLKEHEESMKASLQLELDFLKQQISPHFFMNTLNNIHVLVDHNPVVAKESIISLSRLMRHLLYETKNRLVPLRYEMSFIQNYIELMRMRFPEEIIIECNTPHEDYNKMVPPLLFISLIENAFKHGISICEQSYIRINFQFLNSDKFQCRIVNSNHAKSVDGHEGIGLRNTIKRLELEYHDNYTLDIDKTEKEYIVLITIPL
- a CDS encoding LytTR family DNA-binding domain-containing protein, with translation MIRCIAVDDEPLAVKQLEDYISRIPFLKLEGSFINAVKACMFIQEHEVDLLFTDINMPDMNGLDLARSLNKDIKVIFTTAYSEHAYEGFRLDAADYILKPFGFSDFLNSVNKVKERYFSHEEPIMNLSLPETICL
- a CDS encoding LytTR family DNA-binding domain-containing protein; protein product: MESCRDYVKIYAGPDEPVQAQLTLKKIEEALPANLFMRVHRSFIVNLSKINVIENNRIVFDSKTYIPIGDLYMNDFQKYINAVLLKS